A window from Peromyscus eremicus chromosome 1, PerEre_H2_v1, whole genome shotgun sequence encodes these proteins:
- the Rin1 gene encoding ras and Rab interactor 1, translating to MCTPVPWGLDSLPESQEKLKELPAMEDPGETGAHPLGATNLNFVPEHQQKEKPSPDPLYDTPDARGAQASGSQQPARAVSLRERLLITRPVWFQLRANAAAALHVLRTEPPGTFLVRKSNTRQCQALCVRLPEASGPSFVSSHYIQESPGGVSLEGSELIFQDLVQLICAYCHTRDILLLPLRLPRSIHQAASHKELEAISHLGMEFWSSSLNTKVQQRPSEAPSIPRLKARSPQELDQGTGAALCFFNPLFPGDLGPTKREKFKRSLKVRVSTETSSPLSPPAVPPPPVPVLPGPSSSQTERQPPRQLLLRESSVGYRVPGSASGPSLPPLPSLQEVDCCSPSSSEEEDSAGSPTTSPFLGRPRQRRPLLRSMSSAFCSLLAPERQVGRAATMLMQNRYTAVGQLVQDLLTQVRAGPEPRELQYIRQTLSRARAMLSAELGPEKLLSPERLELVLEKSLHRSVLKPLRPILAARLRRRLSTDGSLGRLAEGFHLARTQGPGALGSHLRLSSPVETEQVRQRLLQLLGTYSPVAQIKWLLQACKLLYTALKTQAGEKAGADEFLPLLSLVLAQCDLPDLLLEAEYMSELLEPTLLTGEGGYYLTSLSASLALLGGLSQAHTLPLSPAQELQRSLALWEQRRLPATHSFQHLLRVAYQDPSTGCTSKTLAVPPGSSIASLSQLCATKFRVTHPDAFGLFLYKDQGYHRLPPETLAHRLPATGYLVYRRAERPETQRAATEKAKAGSERPEAGAWEGERGALNSEGESETAVDQGGEDRARGGHVQPAEQRVEGSQAAEE from the exons ATGTGCACGCCTGTGCCTTGGGGGTTGGATTCTCTTCCTGAGTCCCAGGAGAAGCTGAAGGAGCTCCCAGCCATGGAGGACCCTGGGGAGACAGGAGCACACCCTCTGGGAGCTACCAACCTCAACTTTGTTCCTGAgcaccaacagaaagaaaa GCCATCTCCAGACCCGCTGTATGACACACCTGATGCCCGCGGGGCCCAGGCAAGTGGGTCCCAACAACCAGCTCGCGCTGTGAGCCTGCGGGAGCGGCTGCTGATCACCCGGCCCGTGTGGTTCCAGTTGCGGGCCAACGCTGCGGCCGCACTGCACGTGCTGAGGACAGAGCCTCCAGGG ACCTTCCTGGTACGGAAATCTAACACTCGCCAGTGCCAAGCTCTGTGTGTGCGGCTGCCAGAGGCCAGTGGCCCGTCTTTTGTCTCCAGTCACTATATCCAAGAGAGCCCTGGCG GCGTCTCTTTGGAGGGTTCAGAGCTCATATTCCAGGACCTGGTCCAGCTCATCTGTGCATACTGCCACACCAG GGACATTCTTCTCCTGCCGCTCCGGCTCCCCAGATCCATTCATCAGGCAGCCAGCCACAAGGAGCTGGAGGCCATCTCCCATCTGGGCATGG AGTTCTGGAGCTCCTCCCTCAACACCAAGGTTCAGCAGAGGCCTTCTGAAGCCCCATCGATACCCAGGCTGAAGGCTCGCTCCCCTCAAGAACTGGATCAGGGCACCGGTGCCGCCCTCTGCTTCTTCAACCCCCTCTTCCCAGGGGATCTGGGCCCCACCAAACGGGAGAAATTCAAGAGGAGTTTGAAAGTGCGTGTGTCCACAGAGACCTCCAGtcctctgtctccacctgctGTGCCGCCTCCTCCAGTTCCAGTACTGCCAGGGCCGTCTTCCAGCCAAACAGAAAGACAGCCCCCTCGGCAGCTGCTGCTGAGGGAGAGCTCCGTGGGGTATCGTGTGCCAGGGAGTGCTTCTGGCCCTAGCCTTCCTCCCCTGCCTTCACTTCAGGAGGTGGACTGCTGCTCCCCCAGTAGCTCAGAGGAGGAAGATTCTGCAGGAAGCCCCACAACCTCCCCATTCCTGGGCCGCCCAAGGCAGCGGCGGCCTCTGCTTCGCTCCATGAGTTCCGCTTTCTGCTCTCTGCTGGCACCGGAGAGGCAGGTTGGCCGGGCAGCCACAATGCTAATGCAAAACCGATACACAGCTGTGGGTCAGCTAGTGCAGGACCTGCTGACCCAGGTTCGGGCTGGTCCCGAGCCCCGGGAGTTGCAGTACATCCGGCAGACCTTAAGCCGGGCCCGGGCCATGCTGAGTGCAGAGCTGGGCCCCGAGAAGCTGCTCTCACCGGAGAGGCTGG AGttggtcctggagaagtccctgCACCGTTCTGTCCTCAAGCCTCTTCGGCCTATCCTAGCTGCCCGCCTGAGGCGCCGGCTTTCCACAGATGGTTCCCTCGGCCGCCTAGCTGAGGGCTTCCACCTGGCCCGGACCCAGGGCCCTGGAGCCTTGGGGTCCCACCTGCGCCTCTCCTCCCCAGTGGAGACAGAGCAGGTGCGCCAGAGACTGCTTCAGCTGCTTGGCACCTATTCGCCCGTCGCCCAGATCAAGTGGCTCTTGCAGGCCTGCAAGTTGCTCTACACAGCCCTGAAAACCCAGGCGG GGGAGAAAGCTGGCGCGGATGAGTTTCTGCCTCTGCTGAGCCTGGTCTTGGCCCAGTGCGACCTTCCTGACCTCCTGTTAGAAGCTGAGTACATGTCGGAGCTGCTGGAGCCTACCCTGCTCACCGGAGAGG GTGGCTACTACCTGACCAGCCTCTCAGCCAGCCTGGCCTTGCTGGGTGGCCTGAGCCAGGCCCACACTCTCCCGCTCAGCCCGGCACAGGAGCTCCAGCGCTCTCTGGCCCTCTGGGAACAGCGCCGCCTGCCGGCCACCCACAGCTTCCAG CACCTCCTCCGAGTAGCCTACCAGGACCCCAGCACAGGTTGCACCTCCAAGACCCTGGCTGTGCCCCCGGGGTCTTCGATTGCCTCTCTGAGCCAACTCTGTGCCACCAAGTTCCGAGTGACCCATCCTGATGCATTTGGCCTCTTCCTCTACAAGGACCAAGGCTACCATCGCCTGCCTCCTGAAACCCTGGCCCATAGGCTTCCCGCAACTGGCTACCTTGTCTACCGCCGGGCAGAGAGGCCTGAGACCCAGAGGGCTgcaacagagaaggcaaaggcaggcagtgagaggccagaggcaggagcatgggagggggagaggggggccCTGAACAGTGAGGGGGAGTCTGAGACAGCTGTTGACCAAGGAGGTGAGGATCGGGCCAGAGGAGGTCATGTGCAGCCAGCAGAGCAAAGGGTAGAGGGAAGCCAGGCTGCAGAAGAGTAG
- the Brms1 gene encoding breast cancer metastasis-suppressor 1 isoform X2, which produces MPIQPPGKETEEMEAEGDSAAEMNGEADESEEERSGSQTESEEESSEMDDEDYERRRSECVSEMLDLEKQFSELKEKLFRERLSQLRLRLEEVGAERAPEYTEPLGGLQQSLKIRIQVAGIYKGFCLDVIRNKYECELQGAKQHLESEKLLLYDTLLGELQERIQRLEEDRQSLDISSEWWDDKLHPRGSSKAWDSLPPGKRKKAPLVSGPYIVYMLQEIDILEDWTAIKKARAAVSPQKRKADGP; this is translated from the exons ATGCCCATCCAGCCTCCAggcaaagaaacagaagagatggaggcagaaggcgACTCAGCAGCTGAGATGAACGGGGAGGCGGATGAGAGCGAGGAGGAGCGGAGCGGCAGCCAGACTGAGTCAGAGGAGGAGAGCTCAG AGATGGATGACGAGGACTATGAGCGGCGCCGCAGCGAGTGCGTCAGTGAGATGCTGGACCTGGAAAAGCAGTTCTCAGAGCTGAAAGAGAA GTTGTTCAGGGAACGGCTGAGCCAGCTGCGCTTACGACTGGAGGAAGTGGGGGCGGAGAGAGCCCCCGAGTACACAGAGCCTCTTGGAGGGCTGCAGCAGAGTCTAAAGATCCGCATTCAGGTGGCAG GAATCTACAAGGGCTTCTGTCTGGATGTGATCAGGAATAAATATGAGTGTGAACTTCAGGGAGCCAAACAGCACCTAGAG agTGAGAAGCTGCTGCTGTATGACACGCTCCTTGGGGAGCTGCAGGAGCGGatccagaggctggaggaggaccGCCAGAGCCTGGACATCAGCTCTG AGTGGTGGGACGACAAACTGCATCCCAGAGGCAGCTCGAAGGCCTGGGACTCGCTGCCACCCGGCAAGAGGAAGAAGGCACCTCTCGTTTCTG GCCCATACATTGTCTACATGCTGCAGGAGATCGACATCCTGGAAGACTGGACGGCTATCAAAAAG GCCAGGGCAGCAGTGTCCCCTCAGAAGAGAAAAGCAGATG GCCCCTGA
- the Brms1 gene encoding breast cancer metastasis-suppressor 1 isoform X1 → MASSLRAQMPIQPPGKETEEMEAEGDSAAEMNGEADESEEERSGSQTESEEESSEMDDEDYERRRSECVSEMLDLEKQFSELKEKLFRERLSQLRLRLEEVGAERAPEYTEPLGGLQQSLKIRIQVAGIYKGFCLDVIRNKYECELQGAKQHLESEKLLLYDTLLGELQERIQRLEEDRQSLDISSEWWDDKLHPRGSSKAWDSLPPGKRKKAPLVSGPYIVYMLQEIDILEDWTAIKKARAAVSPQKRKADGP, encoded by the exons ATGGCTTCTTCTCTCAG AGCCCAGATGCCCATCCAGCCTCCAggcaaagaaacagaagagatggaggcagaaggcgACTCAGCAGCTGAGATGAACGGGGAGGCGGATGAGAGCGAGGAGGAGCGGAGCGGCAGCCAGACTGAGTCAGAGGAGGAGAGCTCAG AGATGGATGACGAGGACTATGAGCGGCGCCGCAGCGAGTGCGTCAGTGAGATGCTGGACCTGGAAAAGCAGTTCTCAGAGCTGAAAGAGAA GTTGTTCAGGGAACGGCTGAGCCAGCTGCGCTTACGACTGGAGGAAGTGGGGGCGGAGAGAGCCCCCGAGTACACAGAGCCTCTTGGAGGGCTGCAGCAGAGTCTAAAGATCCGCATTCAGGTGGCAG GAATCTACAAGGGCTTCTGTCTGGATGTGATCAGGAATAAATATGAGTGTGAACTTCAGGGAGCCAAACAGCACCTAGAG agTGAGAAGCTGCTGCTGTATGACACGCTCCTTGGGGAGCTGCAGGAGCGGatccagaggctggaggaggaccGCCAGAGCCTGGACATCAGCTCTG AGTGGTGGGACGACAAACTGCATCCCAGAGGCAGCTCGAAGGCCTGGGACTCGCTGCCACCCGGCAAGAGGAAGAAGGCACCTCTCGTTTCTG GCCCATACATTGTCTACATGCTGCAGGAGATCGACATCCTGGAAGACTGGACGGCTATCAAAAAG GCCAGGGCAGCAGTGTCCCCTCAGAAGAGAAAAGCAGATG GCCCCTGA
- the B4gat1 gene encoding beta-1,4-glucuronyltransferase 1, which produces MQMSYAIRCAFYQLLLAALMLVAMLQLLYLSLLSGLHGQEEQEQYFEFFPPSPRSVDQVKSQLRTALASGGVLDASGDYRVYRGLLKTTMDPNDVILATHASVDNLLHLSGLLERWEGPLSVSVFAATREEAQLATVLAYALSSHCPEMRARVAMHLVCPSRYEAAVPDPREPGEFALLRSCQEVFDKLARVAQPGINYALGTNISYPNNLLRNLAREEANYALVIDVDMVPSEGLWRGLREMLDQSNHWDGMALVVPAFEIRRARRMPMNKNELVKLYQVGEVRPFYYGLCTPCHAPTNYSRWVNLPEESLLRPAYVVPWRDPWEPFYVAGGKVPTFDERFRQYGFNRISQACELHVAGFNFEVLNEGFLVHKGFKEALKFHPQKEAENQRNKILYRQFKQELKAKYPNSPHRC; this is translated from the exons ATGCAAATGTCCTACGCCATCCGATGCGCCTTCTACCAGCTGCTGCTGGCCGCTCTCATGTTGGTGGCAATGCTGCAGCTGCTCTACCTATCGCTGCTCTCGGGACTGCAcgggcaggaggagcaggaacaGTATTTCGAGTTCTTCCCGCCGTCCCCTCGATCCGTGGACCAGGTAAAGTCTCAACTCCGCACCGCGCTGGCCTCCGGAGGCGTTCTGGATGCCAGCGGCGATTATCGCGTCTACAGGGGTCTACTGAAGACCACCATGGACCCCAACGATGTCATCTTAGCCACGCATGCCAGCGTGGACAACCTGCTGCACCTGTCCGGACTTCTGGAGCGCTGGGAGGGCCCACTGTCCGTATCAGTGTTCGCGGCCACCAGAGAGGAGGCACAGCTGGCCACGGTGCTGGCCTACGCGCTGAGTAGCCACTGCCCTGAGATGCGTGCCAGGGTCGCCATGCACCTCGTGTGCCCCTCGCGTTATGAGGCCGCTGTGCCCGACCCCCGGGAGCCTGGGGAGTTTGCCCTGCTGCGGTCATGCCAGGAGGTCTTTGACAAGCTAGCCAGGGTGGCCCAGCCCGGGATTAATTATGCACTGGGCACCAACATCTCCTACCCCAATAACCTGTTACGGAATCTGGCTCGAGAAGAGGCCAACTATGCCCTGGTGATTGATGTGGACATGGTGCCCAGCGAGGGGCTGTGGAGAGGCCTGAGGGAAATGTTGGATCAAAGTAACCACTGGGATGGCATGGCCCTGGTGGTGCCTGCGTTTGAAATCCGCCGAGCACGCCGGATGCCGATGAACAAGAACGAGCTAGTGAAGCTCTATCAGGTGGGCGAAGTCCGGCCCTTCTATTATGGGCTGTGCACGCCTTGCCATGCGCCCACCAACTACTCCCGCTGGGTCAACCTGCCAGAAGAAAGCTTGCTGAGACCTGCCTACGTGGTGCCCTGGCGGGACCCCTGGGAACCATTTTATGTGGCCGGAGGAAAGGTGCCCACCTTTGATGAGCGCTTTCGGCAGTACGGCTTCAATCGAATCAGCCAG gCCTGTGAGCTGCACGTGGCAGGATTTAATTTTGAGGTGCTGAACGAAGGTTTTCTGGTTCATAAGGGCTTCAAAGAAGCATTGAAGTTCCATCCCCAAAAGGAGGCTGAAAACCAGCGCAATAAGATCCTTTACCGCCAGTTCAAACAAGAGTTGAAGGCTAAGTACCCCAACTCTCCCCATCGATGCTGA
- the Slc29a2 gene encoding equilibrative nucleoside transporter 2 translates to MAREDSPRDSYHLVGISFFILGLGTLLPWNFFITAIPYFQGRLAGANSTAETLSTNHTGPTDNYNFNNWVTLLSQLPLLLFTLLNSFLYQCIPEAVRILGSLLAILLLFALTAALVKVDLSPGLFFSITMASVWFINSFCAVLQGSLFGQLGTMPSTYSTLFLSGQGLAGIFAALAMLMSMASGVDAQTSALGYFITPCVGILLSIVCYLSLPHLEFARYYLSKKLSQAPVQELETKAELLQADEKNGIPISPQKADPALDLDLEKEPESELDLDEPQKPGKPSVFVVFRKIWLTALCLVLVFTVTLSVFPAITAMVTSSTSPGKWSQFFNPICCFLLFNIMDWLGRSLTSYFLWPDEDSRLLPLLVCLRFLFVPLFMLCHVPERARLPIIFRQDAYFITFMLLFAISNGYLVSLTMCLAPRQVLPPEREVAGALMTFFLALGLSCGASLSFLFKALL, encoded by the exons TACTTCCAGGGGCGGTTGGCAGGGGCCAACAGCACagctgagaccctgagcaccaaCCACACCGGTCCCACAGACAATTACAACTTCAACAACTGGGTGACGCTGCTCTCCCAGCTGCCTCTCCTGCTCTTCACGCTCCTCAACTCCTTCCTGTATCAGTG CATCCCTGAGGCGGTGCGTATTCTGGGCAGCCTGCTGGCCATACTGCTGCTCTTTGCCCTGACGGCAGCATTGGTGAAGGTGGACTTGAGCCCTGGGCTGTTCTTTTCCATCACCATGGCATCCGTCTGGTTCATCAACT CCTTCTGTGCAGTGCTTCAAGGTAGCCTCTTCGGGCAGCTGGGCACCATGCCTTCCACCTACAGCACCCTCTTCCTCAGTGGCCAGGGCCTGGCTGGGATCTTCGCGGCCCTTGCTATGCTCATGTCCATGGCCA GTGGTGTGGATGCCCAGACCTCTGCCCTTGGGTACTTCATCACACCCTGTGTGGGCATCCTCCTCTCCATTGTGTGTTACCTTAGCCTGCCTCACCTG GAGTTTGCCCGCTACTACCTGTCCAAGAAGCTGTCCCAGGCCCCAGTTCAGGAGCTAGAGACCAAAGCTGAGCTCCTCCAAGCTG atGAGAAGAATGGGATTCCCATCAGCCCCCAGAAGGCAGACCCAGCTCTGGATCTTGACCTTGAGAAGGAGCCGGAGTCAGAGCTGGATCTGGACGagccacagaagccaggaaaacCTTCTGTCTTTGTTGTTTTCCGGAAG ATCTGGCTGACGGCGCTGTGCCTTGTGTTGGTCTTCACAGTCACCCTGTCCGTCTTTCCTGCCATCACAGCCATGGTGACCAGCTCCACCAGCCCCGGGAAGTGGA GTCAGTTCTTCAACCCCATCTGCTGCTTTCTGCTCTTCAACATCATGGATTGGCTGGGCCGGAGCCTGACTTCCTACTTCCTATGG CCAGATGAGGACAGCCGGCTGCTGCCCCTGCTGGTGTGCCTGCGCTTCCTGTTTGTGCCACTCTTCATGCTCTGTCACGTGCCCGAGCGTGCCCGGCTGCCCATCATCTTCAGGCAGGACGCCTACTTCATCACATTTATGCTGCTCTTCGCCATTTCCAACGGCTACTTGGTGTCTCTCACCATGTGCCTGGCACCCag GCAGGTGCTGCCACCTGAGAGGGAGGTGGCTGGAGCGCTCATGACCTTCTTCCTGGCCCTAGGACTGTCCTGCGgagcctctctctccttcctctttaagGCTTTGCTCTGA